One genomic segment of Catalinimonas alkaloidigena includes these proteins:
- a CDS encoding sensor histidine kinase: MVTIYYLGNLGTASTKILEDNYRSVKASEQILISLSKMDQILTKVCLGQNYNDSSLITILDKEKQILNNNLAICRQNASNQKEVMLVSQMEDEYASYIHHVNDFKTTVDRVGLYFTVLQRLNEVIRENCVELVTLNHKDLSAKDDYAQALYFRSKIYVFLIMVLVLMIVGWTVYKVPHEIVKPLTKITEKIKRISQGEYQQEIKVDSSSELGDLALAFNDMSVRLQEFEKLNIEEVQIQKSRMESIIRSMNDGLIILDEQEEIILVNETSSSLIDMEESELIGKKLWELAEENDVLQELEASLSKKDYKPASIQETHSFLKIHKEDGKNAFFTKEIYKVYSKDTSVRKFLGHIITLKDITSFKESDEAKSNFIAVVSHELKTPLSALNMSLMLLSNTRFGALNEEQSKTVNSMKREVQRLVNMVTELLDLSKVENGRITLEKELINPSILMEYAVAPVEVKFKQKDVLIVKKIDESLPDICIDPEKISWVLINLMTNSLRYSPEGGKIILEARKVDGMVEFSVKDYGPGISKENLKRVFNKFVQLNTNGKKNKHGLGLGLAISKEVVDAHGGQIHVESELGAWSRFYFQVPIKADADDKELLFNQRKQHKPIQIS; this comes from the coding sequence GTGGTAACCATATATTATCTGGGTAATCTGGGGACTGCTTCTACTAAAATTCTGGAAGATAATTACAGATCAGTCAAGGCATCTGAGCAGATATTAATCTCTTTGTCCAAAATGGATCAGATCTTGACAAAAGTTTGCCTTGGCCAAAATTATAACGATTCTTCTCTGATCACTATCCTAGATAAGGAAAAACAAATTCTTAATAATAATCTGGCCATTTGCCGGCAGAATGCTTCAAACCAAAAAGAAGTTATGCTTGTAAGTCAAATGGAAGATGAGTATGCCAGTTATATTCATCATGTTAACGATTTTAAGACAACAGTTGACAGGGTGGGGCTTTATTTTACTGTGCTTCAAAGGCTCAATGAAGTAATCAGAGAGAACTGTGTTGAGCTGGTTACGCTCAATCATAAAGATTTAAGTGCAAAAGACGATTATGCTCAGGCGTTGTATTTCAGGTCCAAGATCTATGTTTTTCTGATCATGGTTTTAGTATTAATGATTGTTGGATGGACAGTGTATAAAGTACCTCATGAGATTGTAAAGCCATTAACTAAGATTACTGAAAAGATCAAACGTATTTCTCAGGGTGAGTATCAGCAGGAAATAAAAGTTGATTCAAGCAGTGAGTTAGGGGACCTTGCGCTAGCATTCAATGATATGTCAGTTCGTTTACAGGAATTTGAAAAGCTAAACATTGAGGAAGTACAGATTCAGAAAAGTAGGATGGAATCTATCATCAGAAGTATGAATGATGGACTGATTATTCTTGATGAGCAGGAGGAGATTATTTTAGTAAATGAGACAAGCTCAAGTCTCATTGATATGGAAGAAAGTGAGCTGATTGGAAAAAAATTGTGGGAGCTTGCCGAGGAGAATGATGTATTGCAGGAGCTTGAAGCTTCTCTCAGCAAAAAAGATTATAAGCCGGCGTCCATACAAGAGACTCACAGCTTTTTAAAAATCCATAAAGAAGATGGTAAGAATGCATTCTTTACCAAGGAGATTTACAAAGTCTATAGTAAAGACACCTCTGTCAGAAAATTTCTCGGTCATATTATTACGCTCAAAGACATAACTTCATTCAAAGAATCAGATGAAGCAAAGTCAAATTTCATTGCGGTAGTATCTCATGAGCTTAAGACGCCTCTTTCAGCACTGAATATGAGTTTGATGTTGTTAAGCAATACTCGTTTTGGTGCGCTAAATGAAGAACAGAGTAAAACAGTAAATTCAATGAAGCGAGAGGTACAGCGACTGGTAAATATGGTCACAGAATTACTAGATCTCTCAAAAGTTGAAAATGGGCGTATCACTTTAGAAAAAGAACTGATCAATCCTTCAATTTTGATGGAGTATGCGGTTGCACCTGTTGAGGTAAAATTCAAGCAGAAAGATGTGCTGATCGTTAAGAAAATAGATGAGAGTCTGCCGGATATTTGTATTGATCCTGAAAAGATATCCTGGGTACTCATTAATTTAATGACCAATTCACTTCGCTACTCTCCTGAAGGGGGCAAAATAATTTTAGAAGCCAGAAAAGTAGATGGCATGGTAGAATTTTCAGTGAAAGACTATGGTCCCGGCATTTCTAAAGAAAACCTAAAAAGAGTTTTCAACAAATTTGTGCAGTTAAACACTAACGGAAAGAAAAATAAGCATGGCTTAGGGTTGGGATTAGCCATCTCCAAAGAAGTGGTAGATGCCCATGGCGGTCAGATTCATGTGGAGAGCGAATTAGGAGCGTGGAGCAGGTTCTACTTTCAGGTACCTATTAAAGCCGACGCTGATGATAAAGAGTTGTTATTCAATCAGCGAAAGCAACACAAACCGATTCAAATCAGTTAA
- a CDS encoding DMT family transporter, with product MQISKGVKYMLLATFLFACMNVLVKWVTQIPAVEVVFFRSVISLVLSYSILKAKGIHIWGNNKPLLIARGASGAVGLVLYFVIIQQIPLATAVTLQFLAPIVTAILGVLILGERFRFWQGIFFVLSFCGILIVNGFDARVEIIHILMGIMAALGAGMAYTIIRKLKKSEHPLVIVMYFPLVTVPITGAYSAWNWVMPQGIEWLTLLGIGLLTQFAQYFLTKSFQEEEINKVASLKYLNIIYALCFGYIFFGETFNIYTYLGMMLVVGGVILNIWYKQKISKAEKEMVSLKHTA from the coding sequence ATGCAAATAAGTAAGGGGGTTAAGTACATGTTGCTCGCTACTTTCCTTTTTGCCTGTATGAATGTGTTAGTCAAATGGGTGACACAAATACCGGCAGTGGAAGTAGTTTTTTTTCGATCTGTAATATCACTTGTTCTGAGCTACAGTATACTTAAAGCAAAAGGTATTCATATCTGGGGAAATAATAAACCACTTTTGATTGCCAGGGGGGCCTCTGGAGCAGTAGGCTTGGTATTGTACTTTGTAATCATACAGCAAATACCACTGGCTACCGCGGTTACTCTTCAGTTTTTAGCACCAATAGTGACGGCGATATTGGGAGTTCTCATATTAGGTGAACGATTCAGGTTCTGGCAGGGCATTTTCTTTGTCCTGTCTTTCTGCGGAATTTTGATCGTGAATGGTTTTGATGCCAGGGTAGAAATCATACATATCCTGATGGGGATTATGGCTGCTTTAGGGGCAGGAATGGCTTACACCATCATACGCAAACTGAAAAAAAGCGAACATCCGCTAGTGATCGTCATGTACTTTCCTCTGGTCACAGTGCCTATCACAGGTGCTTATTCAGCCTGGAACTGGGTAATGCCACAAGGTATTGAGTGGCTTACGCTACTGGGTATTGGATTACTCACCCAGTTTGCTCAGTATTTCCTGACCAAATCTTTTCAGGAGGAGGAAATTAACAAAGTAGCGAGCCTTAAGTACTTAAATATTATCTATGCTTTATGCTTTGGCTATATTTTCTTTGGTGAAACTTTTAATATTTACACCTATCTGGGAATGATGCTCGTAGTGGGAGGAGTAATTCTTAATATCTGGTATAAACAAAAAATAAGTAAAGCTGAAAAAGAGATGGTTTCGCTAAAACATACAGCCTAG
- the tgt gene encoding tRNA guanosine(34) transglycosylase Tgt, protein MKFELQVNDQKSKARAGVLYTDHGLIHTPIFMPVGTAGTVKAVHQRELKEDINADIILANTYHLYLRPGLQLLENAGGLHKFNGWDGPILTDSGGYQVYSLAENRKIEEKGVTFQSHIDGSKHFFTPESVMDIQRSIGADIIMAFDECTPYPCEYEYAKSSLAMTHRWLKRCCARFDATEAKYGFEQTLFPIVQGSVYRDLRKESAEFVAGCERDGYAIGGLAVGEPAEMMYEMTELVCDILPTDKPRYLMGVGTPANILESIAQGVDMFDCVMPTRNARNGMLFTTQGIINIRNEKWKDELTPIDAALGGYVSTHYSKAYLRHLIHSKEILGAQIASVHNLTFYLWLVRQAREHIQAGDFSIWKNSMVNKLMTRL, encoded by the coding sequence ATGAAATTTGAATTACAAGTAAATGATCAGAAGTCCAAGGCAAGGGCAGGGGTACTGTATACTGATCACGGGTTAATACATACACCTATTTTTATGCCTGTAGGAACGGCAGGAACCGTGAAAGCGGTACATCAGAGAGAGCTGAAAGAGGATATCAATGCGGACATTATTCTTGCTAATACATATCACTTATATCTTAGACCTGGCCTTCAACTGCTCGAGAATGCAGGTGGTCTGCATAAATTTAATGGCTGGGATGGCCCCATACTGACCGACAGTGGCGGTTATCAGGTGTATTCGTTGGCAGAAAACCGTAAAATTGAAGAAAAGGGAGTTACTTTTCAGTCTCATATAGACGGTTCAAAGCATTTTTTTACGCCTGAAAGTGTGATGGATATACAGCGAAGCATAGGCGCAGACATTATCATGGCATTTGATGAATGCACGCCTTATCCCTGCGAATATGAGTACGCAAAATCATCCCTGGCCATGACGCACCGCTGGCTCAAGCGCTGTTGTGCGCGTTTTGATGCTACTGAAGCCAAGTACGGTTTTGAACAGACACTCTTTCCAATCGTACAGGGAAGTGTCTATAGAGATCTTCGCAAGGAGTCAGCAGAGTTTGTTGCGGGTTGTGAGAGAGATGGCTATGCTATTGGAGGATTAGCAGTGGGTGAACCAGCTGAAATGATGTATGAAATGACAGAACTGGTTTGTGATATATTACCAACGGATAAGCCGCGTTATCTTATGGGTGTGGGTACACCGGCAAATATTCTCGAATCTATTGCCCAGGGAGTGGATATGTTTGACTGTGTAATGCCTACCAGAAATGCCCGCAATGGTATGTTGTTTACTACCCAGGGAATTATTAATATCAGGAACGAAAAATGGAAAGATGAACTTACTCCTATTGACGCAGCATTAGGTGGGTATGTAAGTACACATTATTCCAAAGCTTACCTAAGGCATCTCATTCATTCAAAAGAAATATTAGGAGCGCAGATTGCGAGTGTTCACAATCTTACTTTCTATCTCTGGCTGGTTCGTCAGGCAAGAGAACATATTCAGGCTGGTGATTTTTCCATTTGGAAAAATAGTATGGTAAACAAACTAATGACCAGACTTTGA
- a CDS encoding LptF/LptG family permease: MKILDVYIIKKFLGTFFFVVLLLVAVVSVIDYTEKNDDFMEHQLNAMQIMAYYVDFIPYVASLITPITVFIAVVFVTSKLAGNTEIIAILSSGVSFRRMLVPYMIGALFIAAISFWLNGWVIPNANKDRIAFELKYVKSPFDYSERNIHMKISPEAYAYMESYNNNADVGYRFTLEKIEGNQMLEKITARRIEWDSATSKWRLRQWKKHVFNGMDESINTGDEMDTTLNIHPKDFGSTYGMYETLTLPELNSHIEILKERGANDIPLYRVEKYIRYMSPFTAIILTFIGVIMSAKKARGGSGFQIALGFGIAFLFIIFFIFSRSIAEANSMNPIIAVWIPNIIFTGVGVILYKFVPR, encoded by the coding sequence ATGAAGATACTAGACGTATATATTATCAAGAAGTTCTTAGGCACTTTCTTCTTTGTCGTCTTACTACTGGTCGCAGTAGTCAGTGTGATAGACTATACTGAGAAGAATGATGACTTTATGGAGCATCAACTGAATGCCATGCAAATCATGGCTTATTATGTTGATTTTATACCCTATGTAGCTAGTCTCATCACTCCCATTACAGTATTTATTGCTGTTGTTTTTGTTACTTCTAAACTTGCCGGCAATACAGAAATTATTGCAATACTGAGTAGTGGTGTGAGCTTTCGAAGAATGCTTGTTCCCTATATGATCGGTGCATTATTTATTGCAGCAATAAGCTTTTGGCTAAATGGCTGGGTGATCCCCAATGCTAATAAGGACAGGATCGCTTTTGAACTTAAATATGTTAAAAGTCCATTTGACTACAGTGAGCGTAACATCCATATGAAAATATCTCCTGAGGCATACGCGTATATGGAGAGTTATAATAACAATGCTGACGTTGGCTACCGATTTACTTTAGAGAAAATTGAAGGGAATCAGATGCTGGAAAAGATTACTGCCAGAAGAATAGAATGGGATTCCGCTACCTCTAAGTGGAGATTGAGACAATGGAAAAAGCATGTATTTAATGGCATGGATGAGTCTATCAATACTGGAGATGAAATGGATACAACACTTAACATCCATCCAAAAGACTTTGGAAGTACCTATGGAATGTACGAAACCTTAACCTTACCTGAGCTGAACAGCCACATTGAGATATTAAAAGAAAGAGGGGCTAACGATATTCCACTGTATCGGGTGGAAAAGTATATTCGTTACATGTCACCCTTTACCGCTATCATATTGACTTTCATTGGCGTTATTATGTCTGCTAAAAAAGCCAGAGGTGGCTCAGGTTTTCAAATAGCTTTGGGTTTTGGTATTGCTTTTCTGTTTATCATCTTCTTCATTTTTTCCCGAAGTATTGCAGAAGCAAATTCTATGAATCCCATCATAGCGGTATGGATTCCCAATATCATTTTTACAGGTGTTGGGGTGATACTTTATAAATTTGTACCTCGTTAA
- a CDS encoding DMT family transporter — protein sequence MAGQVKHYIHLHFVVLIWGFTAILGLFITIPAVEIVLYRTLLATVALAVLLLLWRKPLQLENRAMIQIMLTGCLIGAHWILFFGSARVSTASVCLAGMATSSLWTSFIEPFFYRKKIKLYEVGLGLMVIFGLYLIFSFEFNHALGLIMAVASAFLASLFTVINSKFTKQYYHYTITFYEMGGAFLFTLLFLPFYSKYISEGGLVYWQPTAMDWVYLTVLALLCTVYAYSASVGLMKNVSAYAVNLTTNMEPVYGILLALILLGDKEQMTPGFYAGTGIILASVIAYPIIRRYQRRKSAKAELSHS from the coding sequence ATGGCTGGACAGGTAAAACATTATATCCATCTCCATTTTGTAGTGTTGATTTGGGGTTTTACGGCTATACTAGGACTGTTTATTACGATACCTGCAGTAGAAATCGTATTGTATCGTACATTATTAGCCACAGTCGCTTTGGCTGTTTTATTGCTTCTTTGGAGAAAGCCATTACAACTGGAGAACAGAGCCATGATTCAAATCATGCTAACCGGCTGTCTTATTGGTGCTCATTGGATATTATTTTTTGGTTCAGCCCGGGTTTCCACAGCTTCTGTATGTCTGGCAGGCATGGCTACTAGCTCCCTCTGGACAAGTTTTATTGAACCCTTCTTTTACCGCAAAAAAATAAAGCTTTATGAAGTTGGTTTAGGTCTCATGGTCATATTTGGACTGTATCTCATTTTCAGCTTTGAATTTAATCATGCATTAGGGCTTATTATGGCAGTTGCCTCAGCCTTCTTAGCTTCTCTTTTTACAGTGATCAATAGTAAGTTTACCAAGCAGTATTATCACTACACCATCACTTTTTATGAGATGGGAGGAGCATTTTTGTTCACTTTATTATTTCTGCCTTTTTATTCAAAATACATAAGTGAGGGCGGGCTGGTGTATTGGCAGCCCACTGCAATGGACTGGGTTTACCTGACAGTGCTTGCACTGCTTTGTACCGTTTATGCTTATTCAGCTTCTGTTGGATTGATGAAAAATGTATCGGCTTATGCGGTTAACCTGACTACCAATATGGAACCTGTGTACGGAATACTCTTAGCACTAATATTACTGGGTGACAAAGAACAGATGACACCTGGTTTTTATGCCGGAACGGGAATTATATTAGCATCTGTTATTGCTTATCCTATCATCAGAAGATATCAGCGGAGAAAGTCAGCAAAAGCAGAGCTTAGCCATAGCTAA
- a CDS encoding GIN domain-containing protein, which produces MLTFYHSFSSFALLLTMFCSAEARTLKQVIAVPFSQVIISDGINIQLYQGSSQQLTIDYINVNPEDIIVEVKGKKLKIYLNGCKNGCKYNQYPNADVQLILSYKELEKLVVKGDNEVYHTGELDREKFILKSYGDNHINFKSIYVQKLKTSLYGDNNLTIERGEVDQIKLKAFGDHKVSLLSLSCAKGKIHAFGDNVFELNISDQLFLTSLGDASIRCQGNPWVDKKLVLGDLSLRVYQ; this is translated from the coding sequence ATGCTTACTTTTTATCATTCGTTCTCATCCTTCGCCTTACTGCTAACTATGTTTTGTTCAGCGGAAGCTCGTACGCTGAAGCAGGTAATTGCAGTGCCCTTTTCCCAAGTCATCATTTCTGATGGCATAAACATCCAACTTTATCAAGGAAGCAGCCAGCAGCTTACAATTGATTATATTAATGTAAATCCAGAAGATATAATTGTTGAAGTAAAAGGAAAAAAGTTGAAAATTTACCTGAATGGGTGTAAAAATGGCTGTAAGTATAATCAATACCCAAATGCTGATGTACAGCTTATCCTAAGCTATAAGGAATTGGAGAAGCTTGTTGTGAAAGGCGATAATGAAGTGTATCATACAGGAGAGCTTGACAGAGAAAAATTCATATTAAAGTCTTACGGAGATAATCATATTAATTTTAAATCCATCTACGTGCAAAAGCTCAAAACCTCATTGTATGGTGATAACAATCTCACTATTGAGCGGGGCGAAGTAGATCAGATCAAACTTAAAGCATTCGGGGACCACAAAGTTTCATTACTCAGCCTTTCTTGCGCAAAGGGTAAAATACATGCGTTCGGCGATAACGTATTTGAGCTTAATATAAGTGATCAGCTCTTCTTAACCTCACTTGGCGATGCCAGTATTCGCTGTCAGGGAAACCCGTGGGTAGACAAAAAGCTAGTATTAGGAGATTTAAGCTTGCGTGTATATCAGTAA